Below is a window of uncultured Umboniibacter sp. DNA.
GCGCCCGGCAGGATTCGAACCTGCGACCAATGGCTTAGAAGGCCACTGCTCTATCCAACTGAGCTACGGGCGCCGAAGGTTCAAACAATGAAAATGGTCGGGGTAGAGAGATTTGAACTCCCGACATCCTGCACCCAAAGCAGGCGCGCTACCAGGCTGCGCTATACCCCGAAAACTCTTTACTGGAAGGATTGAGTCAATCCTGTGAAAGCGTGTTTCACCGTGTCCGAACTTAGCGAATGGGTTATCGTCCAAGCGGTGCGAATAATAGTAATCCCCCTGTGCTAAGTCAATGAAAAATTTACGAAAATCCCCCTCAACAGAAAAAAATACCACTTTAGAGCCTTAGAAGGATTTTTTGTTAGGATAACCCCATACAAAATCAATCTCATGGAATCACATTGTGGATACATTAATTCTAGACGGTAAATACCAAGCCAGTTGCTACGAAGATGAATTTCGTGCCGAAGTCACGAACCTCAAAGCGCGCGCCAATAATGCTACTCCGGTTCTGGCCACAATTTTGGTGGGCGCAGACCCCTCCTCTGCCACTTATGTGCGTATGAAAGGAGAGGCCTGTCGCCGCATTGGTATGGACTCACGAAAAATTGAAATGTCTGAGCAAACCACTACCGAAGAACTGCTCGCAACAATCGATGAGCTCAATAGCGACGAGAATGTTCACGGCATTTTATTACAGCACCCGGTCCCTGCTCAGATTGATGAGCGTGCGTGCTTTGACCGTATCGCATTAGACAAGGACGTAGATGGCGTTACCTGCTTAGGATTTGGTCGTATGGCAATGGGCGAATCGGCATACGGCTCGGCTACGCCTGCAGGTATCATGCGCTTGCTAGAAAAGTACCAACTTGATCTATCTGGTCTTCATGCTGTGGTAGTAGGTCGAAGCCCTATTCTTGGCAAACCCATGGCACTCATGCTACTGAATGCAAACTGTACGGTAACTGTTTGCCACTCCCGCACCAAAGACCTAGAGAGTCACATTCGCCAAGCCGACCTCGTGGTGGGTGCGGTAGGCATCCCAGAATTCATTAAAGCTGACTGGATTAAGGATGGCGCCATTGTCGTCGATGCGGGCTATCATACTGGTGGCGTGGGCGATATTGAACTTGCTCCACTACACGGGCGGGTTAAGGCGCTTACACCGGTGCCCGGTGGCGTGGGTCCAATGACGATCAATACGCTGATTGCACAAACCTTAACGGCTGGAACTCAGGCCATTAAGTAGTTAGTCCTGCTAGCTGGTTTCCGAAGCAAGTTGATTGGCTAAGAAACGCGAATCACCCTAACGCAACAAAGCCCGAGTGATGTCACTTGGGCTTTGTTATTTCTTGAACTTAGAGATCAGTAATTAGTAATAGATTATCGGTGCCTAGAGCTCTGCCAAGAATTCCAATTCTGCCTGTGAACGCAGCTGTTGACGATGACTCTCCCAGAGTTCGGCTACTCGCTCTTGATTCAAGATCTGA
It encodes the following:
- the folD gene encoding bifunctional methylenetetrahydrofolate dehydrogenase/methenyltetrahydrofolate cyclohydrolase FolD, with translation MDTLILDGKYQASCYEDEFRAEVTNLKARANNATPVLATILVGADPSSATYVRMKGEACRRIGMDSRKIEMSEQTTTEELLATIDELNSDENVHGILLQHPVPAQIDERACFDRIALDKDVDGVTCLGFGRMAMGESAYGSATPAGIMRLLEKYQLDLSGLHAVVVGRSPILGKPMALMLLNANCTVTVCHSRTKDLESHIRQADLVVGAVGIPEFIKADWIKDGAIVVDAGYHTGGVGDIELAPLHGRVKALTPVPGGVGPMTINTLIAQTLTAGTQAIK